The following proteins are co-located in the Procambarus clarkii isolate CNS0578487 chromosome 4, FALCON_Pclarkii_2.0, whole genome shotgun sequence genome:
- the LOC138370347 gene encoding uncharacterized protein produces the protein MAIWSTYSSSMATWSTYFFSMATWSTYSSSMATWSTYSSSMATWSTYSSSMATWSTYFFSMATWSTYSSSMATWSTYSSSMAIWSTYSSSMATWSTYSSSMATWSTYSSSMATWSTYSSSMATWSTYSFSMATWPTYSSSMATWSTYSSSMATWSTYSSSMATWSTYFFSMATWSTYSSSMATWSTYSSSMATWSTYSSSMAPWSTYSSSMATWSTYSSSMATWSTYSSSMATWSTYSFSMATWSTYSSSMAPWSTYSSSMATS, from the coding sequence ATGGCAATTTGGTCCACCTACTCCTCCAGTATGGCAACTTGGTCCACATATTTCTTCAGTATGGCAACTTGGTCCACCTACTCCTCCAGTATGGCAACTTGGTCCACCTACTCCTCCAGTATGGCAACTTGGTCCACCTACTCCTCCAGTATGGCAACTTGGTCCACATATTTCTTCAGTATGGCAACTTGGTCCACCTACTCCTCCAGTATGGCAACTTGGTCCACCTACTCCTCCAGTATGGCAATTTGGTCCACCTACTCCTCCAGTATGGCAACTTGGTCCACCTACTCCTCCAGTATGGCAACTTGGTCCACCTACTCCTCTAGTATGGCAACTTGGTCCACCTACTCCTCCAGCATGGCAACTTGGTCCACATATTCCTTCAGTATGGCAACTTGGCCCACCTACTCCTCCAGTATGGCAACTTGGTCCACCTACTCCTCCAGTATGGCAACTTGGTCCACCTACTCCTCCAGTATGGCAACTTGGTCCACATATTTCTTCAGTATGGCAACTTGGTCCACCTACTCCTCCAGTATGGCAACTTGGTCCACCTACTCCTCCAGTATGGCAACTTGGTCCACCTACTCCTCTAGTATGGCACCTTGGTCCACCTACTCCTCCAGTATGGCAACTTGGTCCACCTACTCCTCCAGTATGGCAACTTGGTCCACCTACTCCTCCAGTATGGCAACTTGGTCCACATATTCCTTCAGTATGGCAACTTGGTCCACCTACTCCTCCAGTATGGCACCTTGGTCCACCTACTCCTCCAGTATGGCAACTTCTTGA
- the LOC123747936 gene encoding uncharacterized protein — MSCAPQDMLEHMYCVMSVPCCRMMVCRQVASSPCVLSSAQYVLVFSKGVLVFCKGVLVFFKGVLVFFKGVLVFSKGVIEFFKGVLVFFKGVIVFSKGVIEIFKGVLVFFKGVIVFSKGVIEFFKGVLVFVKGVIVFFKGVIVFFKGVIVFSKGIIVFPKAVIVFSKGIIVFSIVLTVVSTPGC; from the coding sequence ATGTCCTGTGCTCCACAGGACATGCTGGAGCACATGTACTGTGTCATGAGCGTCCCGTGTTGCAGGATGATGGTGTGCAGGCAGGTTGCCAGCTCGCCTTGTGTGCTGAGCAGTGCCCAGTATGTTCTAGTGTTCTCTAAGGGTGTTCTAGTGTTCTGTAAGGGTGTTCTAGTGTTCTTTAAGGGTGTTCTAGTGTTCTTTAAGGGTGTTCTAGTGTTCTCTAAGGGTGTTATAGAGTTCTTTAAGGGTGTTCTAGTGTTCTTTAAGGGTGTTATAGTGTTCTCTAAGGGTGTTATAGAGATCTTTAAGGGTGTTCTAGTGTTCTTTAAGGGTGTTATAGTGTTCTCTAAGGGTGTTATAGAGTTCTTTAAgggtgttctagtgttcgttaagGGTGTTATAGTGTTCTTTAAGGGTGTTATAGTGTTCTTTAAGGGTGTTATAGTGTTCTCTAAGGGTATTATAGTGTTCCCTAAGGCTGTTATAGTGTTCTCTAAGGGTATTATAGTGTTCTCTATAGTGTTGACAGTGGTCTCTACACCGGGGTGTTGA
- the LOC138370349 gene encoding fap1 adhesin-like codes for MAATTYGRVTAERWRLSISGCINICILRYEFVVCNAVTQAVTHVVTHAVTQAITHVVTHAVTQAVTHVVTHAVTQAVTHVVTHAVTQAVTHVVTHAVTHAVTHVVTHAVTQAVTHVVTHAVTQAVTHAVTHAVTHAVTQAVTHAVTHAVTHAVTHAVTQVVTHAVTQAVTHAVTHAVTHAVTHAVTQAVTHAVTHAVTHAVTQAVTHAVTQVVTHAVTHAVTQVVTHAVTHAVTQVVTHAVTQAVTHAVTHAVTQAVTHAVTHAVTQAVTHAVTHAVTQAVTHAVTHAVTQAVTHAVTQAVTHVVTHAVTHAVTQVVTHAVPSVHFGAHRTTIR; via the coding sequence GGGTGTATTAACATTTGTATTTTGAGATATGAATTTGTTGTGTGTAATGCTGTTACTCAAGCTGTTACTCATGTTGTTACTCATGCTGTTACTCAAGCTATTACTCATGTTGTTACTCATGCTGTTACTCAAGCTGTTACTCATGTTGTTACTCATGCTGTTACTCAAGCTGTTACTCATGTTGTTACTCATGCTGTTACTCAAGCTGTTACTCATGTTGTTACTCATGCTGTTACTCATGCTGTTACTCATGTTGTTACTCATGCTGTTACTCAAGCTGTTACTCATGTTGTTACTCATGCTGTTACTCAAGCTGTTACTCATGCTGTTACTCATGCTGTTACTCATGCTGTTACTCAAGCTGTTACTCATGCTGTTACTCATGCTGTTACTCATGCTGTTACTCATGCTGTTACTCAAGTTGTTACTCATGCTGTTACTCAAGCTGTTACTCATGCTGTTACTCATGCTGTTACTCATGCTGTTACTCATGCTGTTACTCAAGCTGTTACTCATGCTGTTACTCATGCTGTTACTCATGCTGTTACTCAAGCTGTTACTCATGCTGTTACTCAAGTTGTTACTCATGCTGTTACTCATGCTGTTACTCAAGTTGTTACTCATGCTGTTACTCATGCTGTTACTCAAGTTGTTACTCATGCTGTTACTCAAGCTGTTACTCATGCTGTTACTCATGCTGTTACTCAAGCTGTTACTCATGCTGTTACTCATGCTGTTACTCAAGCTGTTACTCATGCTGTTACTCATGCTGTTACTCAAGCTGTTACTCATGCTGTTACTCATGCTGTTACTCAAGCTGTTACTCATGCTGTTACTCAAGCTGTTACTCATGTTGTTACTCATGCTGTTACTCATGCTGTTACTCAAGTTGTTACTCATGCTGTTCCATCAGTTCATTTTGGAGCTCATCGCACGACAATTAGATAA